The Chryseobacterium aureum genome contains a region encoding:
- a CDS encoding cold-shock protein, which produces MQKGTVKFFNEAKGFGFIAPSEGGADIFVHTSGLESRGIRENDQVVFNVQRGDKGLSAINVKLA; this is translated from the coding sequence ATGCAAAAAGGCACCGTAAAATTTTTCAACGAAGCAAAAGGCTTCGGTTTCATCGCACCATCTGAAGGTGGCGCAGATATCTTTGTACATACCTCAGGACTTGAGTCAAGAGGGATCCGTGAGAACGACCAGGTTGTTTTCAACGTACAGAGAGGAGATAAAGGTTTAAGCGCTATCAACGTTAAACTGGCATAA
- a CDS encoding GNAT family N-acetyltransferase has product MSQEQLKSLEGYQIRQLTGEEWPLYKKMRLEALKNEPAMFRVTTPPEVDLNDNDWKERLDLPRAVFGLYYNDILIGITSIILLNKKEAYLGQSYIIKEHRGKGLSSLLYNSRIAWAKNMNLNQLLVSHRESNVASKAANQNFGFIYTHREPCQWQDGHQEDVLYYRLSLK; this is encoded by the coding sequence ATGAGCCAAGAACAATTGAAGTCTTTGGAAGGATATCAGATTCGACAACTAACAGGAGAAGAATGGCCCCTCTATAAAAAGATGCGTCTAGAAGCACTAAAGAATGAACCTGCAATGTTTCGTGTTACAACCCCTCCAGAGGTTGATCTAAATGATAACGATTGGAAGGAAAGACTGGATTTACCACGTGCGGTTTTTGGTTTGTATTATAATGATATTTTAATCGGAATAACCAGTATAATACTTTTGAATAAAAAGGAGGCTTATTTAGGTCAGTCCTATATTATTAAGGAACATAGAGGTAAGGGGCTGTCTTCTCTTTTGTATAATAGCAGGATTGCCTGGGCAAAAAATATGAACCTGAATCAACTTTTAGTAAGTCACCGGGAAAGTAATGTGGCCTCGAAAGCTGCTAACCAAAATTTCGGATTTATTTATACCCACAGAGAACCATGTCAATGGCAAGATGGACATCAAGAGGATGTACTATATTACAGGCTTAGTTTGAAGTGA